Proteins from one Mesoplasma sp. JKS002658 genomic window:
- a CDS encoding phosphoglycerate kinase → MDYNKKKTIKDLDVANKKVLVRVDFNVPLDKQGNITDDNRITAALPTIKYLVENQAKVILFSHLSRIKSEADKQTKTLKPIAKRLEELMKQKVVFVPVTEGEELETAVNKLNSGEILLVENTRFEDVVNGEVVKRESKNDSSLGKYWAGLGDLFINDAFGTAHRAHASNVGIAANIAQSGIGFLVEAELANLSKGIDNPATPFVAILGGAKVSDKIGVIDNLLNKVDKILIGGGMAYTFFAAQGHKVGKSLLEEDKIEDAKHYLEIGKGKIILPIDSANAPSFEDVVPTFSDTSNDMPTDVMGLDIGPKTIELFKKELTGAKTVVWNGPMGVTEFKNFEKGTLEVGQTIANLDGAFTLIGGGDSAAAAKKLGLADKFSWISTGGGASLEYMEGKALPGIEAIQDK, encoded by the coding sequence ATGGATTACAATAAGAAAAAAACCATTAAAGATCTTGATGTTGCTAATAAAAAAGTCTTGGTCAGAGTTGATTTCAATGTTCCTTTAGATAAACAGGGAAATATTACTGATGATAACCGAATTACTGCTGCGTTACCAACGATTAAATACTTGGTAGAAAATCAAGCGAAGGTTATTTTATTCTCTCACTTAAGTCGAATTAAAAGTGAAGCAGATAAACAAACTAAAACTTTAAAACCAATTGCAAAACGTTTAGAAGAATTGATGAAACAAAAAGTGGTTTTTGTTCCTGTAACTGAAGGTGAAGAGTTAGAAACAGCGGTTAATAAATTAAATTCAGGTGAAATTCTTTTAGTAGAAAACACTCGTTTTGAAGATGTTGTTAATGGCGAAGTTGTGAAGCGAGAATCAAAAAATGATTCATCACTTGGTAAGTATTGAGCGGGATTAGGGGATTTATTCATTAACGATGCGTTTGGAACTGCCCATCGTGCTCATGCTTCAAATGTTGGAATTGCAGCTAATATTGCTCAGTCAGGAATTGGTTTCTTAGTAGAAGCAGAGTTGGCTAATTTGAGCAAGGGAATTGATAACCCTGCTACTCCTTTTGTGGCGATTTTAGGAGGAGCGAAAGTTTCTGATAAAATCGGGGTAATTGATAACCTTTTAAACAAGGTTGATAAAATCTTGATTGGTGGAGGAATGGCTTATACTTTCTTTGCAGCTCAGGGTCATAAGGTAGGTAAATCTTTATTAGAAGAAGATAAAATTGAAGATGCTAAACATTACCTAGAAATTGGTAAAGGAAAAATTATTCTTCCTATTGATTCTGCTAATGCACCAAGTTTTGAAGATGTCGTTCCAACCTTTTCTGATACAAGCAACGATATGCCAACAGATGTCATGGGTTTAGATATTGGACCAAAAACAATTGAACTCTTTAAAAAAGAACTAACAGGGGCAAAAACTGTAGTGTGAAATGGGCCAATGGGAGTAACTGAATTTAAGAACTTTGAAAAAGGAACTTTAGAAGTTGGTCAGACAATTGCTAATTTAGATGGTGCGTTCACTTTAATTGGTGGAGGAGACTCTGCTGCAGCTGCAAAAAAACTTGGTTTGGCTGATAAATTCTCTTGAATTTCTACTGGAGGGGGAGCTTCTTTGGAATACATGGAAGGTAAAGCATTACCAGGAATCGAAGCGATCCAAGATAAATAG
- a CDS encoding ATP-binding protein, whose product MEIDRLENQTLVNKLVKTHQVSEQTLELYHSAINWYVNNHFDCQNPENFPSCQQSQKGYKASLKYENNQFYKGFVPCEHLVYQQNRQNFLNRFLLTDFDPLQQEQVFYKTNEQNLKFFALNYDDSKSQEIIQTRINSKEEFLLKQQVVAYYQDVLANKKRYGIYLWGSLGLGKTTLFRFLAIDAAKNHKKTIAFYSVSNLANLLKGSFNNHVESSKKILEQLQIADFLFLDDIGGEPASEWLRDDVLFTVLNYRMTHEKTTFFTSNFSIDRLRKNYQAKIGKTYPGSKEDNELKNERFIERINVLAKEIELIGTNHRIK is encoded by the coding sequence ATGGAAATTGATCGTTTAGAAAACCAAACTTTAGTTAATAAATTAGTTAAAACTCATCAAGTTTCTGAGCAAACGCTTGAACTTTATCACTCTGCTATTAATTGGTATGTAAATAATCATTTTGATTGTCAAAACCCAGAAAACTTTCCTTCATGTCAACAAAGTCAGAAGGGTTATAAGGCCTCGTTGAAATACGAAAATAACCAGTTTTACAAAGGATTTGTTCCTTGTGAACACTTAGTTTACCAACAAAATAGACAAAACTTTTTGAACCGTTTTTTGTTAACTGATTTTGACCCCTTGCAACAAGAACAGGTTTTTTATAAGACAAATGAGCAAAACTTAAAGTTTTTTGCTTTGAATTATGATGATTCTAAAAGTCAGGAAATTATTCAAACCCGAATTAATTCAAAAGAAGAATTTTTATTAAAACAACAAGTGGTTGCCTATTATCAGGATGTTTTGGCAAATAAAAAACGTTATGGAATTTATTTGTGAGGAAGTTTGGGTTTAGGTAAGACTACTTTATTTCGGTTTTTAGCAATTGATGCAGCAAAAAACCACAAAAAAACCATTGCTTTTTATAGCGTTTCTAATCTTGCAAATTTATTAAAAGGATCTTTTAATAATCACGTTGAAAGTAGTAAAAAAATTCTTGAACAGTTACAAATTGCTGATTTTCTCTTTCTTGATGATATCGGAGGGGAACCTGCTAGTGAATGATTGAGAGATGATGTTTTGTTTACGGTTTTAAACTATCGAATGACTCACGAAAAGACTACTTTTTTTACTTCTAATTTTTCAATTGACCGGTTAAGAAAAAATTATCAAGCTAAAATTGGTAAAACTTATCCAGGGTCAAAAGAAGATAACGAACTGAAAAATGAACGTTTCATCGAACGAATTAATGTTTTAGCTAAAGAGATTGAATTGATTGGTACTAATCACCGAATAAAATAA
- a CDS encoding nucleoside 2-deoxyribosyltransferase, producing MSETKITGIYNAGPLFSSAEQNQRKYEGKMLVEYFKKYEMDSSLIFNPIDLPHNDGSVRTNYEIFINDYNLMEKANVFIFDLAEYDSGTMFELGYAITRAKKLGDVLAIYPVISDFRAQLRPSGDAIPGWGVNEMLTGSFADPTLKEVVLVVNSFEDAIKDMESRNLH from the coding sequence ATGTCTGAAACAAAAATTACTGGGATTTATAATGCGGGTCCCCTTTTCTCTAGTGCTGAACAAAATCAACGTAAGTACGAGGGAAAAATGTTAGTTGAATATTTTAAAAAATATGAAATGGATAGTAGTTTAATCTTTAATCCAATCGATTTACCCCACAATGATGGTAGTGTTCGTACTAACTATGAAATTTTTATTAACGACTATAATTTAATGGAAAAAGCTAATGTCTTTATTTTTGATTTGGCTGAATATGATAGTGGTACGATGTTTGAATTGGGTTATGCAATTACTAGAGCTAAAAAACTTGGTGACGTCTTAGCAATTTATCCAGTGATTTCTGACTTTCGTGCCCAATTACGTCCAAGTGGTGATGCTATCCCGGGATGAGGAGTGAATGAAATGTTGACAGGAAGTTTTGCTGATCCAACATTAAAAGAAGTTGTCTTGGTGGTTAATTCCTTTGAAGATGCCATTAAAGATATGGAAAGTCGAAATCTCCATTAA
- the mutM gene encoding DNA-formamidopyrimidine glycosylase, translating to MPELPEVRVVVNYLNQNVKGKVISAVRVFYNRLLVETSVLDLKDKLVNQQIEGVDAYGKYIIFHLTNYEMISHLRMEGKWIFESDNFFSYPQDLVEAEIEFEHEAKVLRYYDFRRFGTLQLVAKNQWKTLPAIAKLGYEPFDKGASADYLFNKVHSSSRAIKTLLLDQTILLGLGNIYVNEVLFQAKIHPLESGKNLTLQDCALILQVSKEILGKSIEEGGTTIHSFMVGNHQSGHYQKYLQVHGRENLPCFVCGTKIKKINVNGRGTYYCSWCQKLKKI from the coding sequence ATGCCAGAACTACCAGAAGTCAGAGTGGTTGTGAACTACTTAAATCAAAATGTTAAAGGGAAAGTGATTAGTGCTGTGAGAGTTTTTTATAATCGGTTGCTAGTGGAAACATCAGTCCTTGATTTGAAAGATAAACTTGTTAATCAGCAAATTGAAGGAGTCGATGCTTATGGTAAGTACATTATTTTTCATTTAACCAATTATGAAATGATTTCTCATTTACGAATGGAAGGAAAATGAATTTTTGAATCTGATAACTTTTTTAGTTATCCCCAAGATTTAGTTGAAGCTGAAATTGAATTCGAACATGAAGCAAAGGTTTTACGTTATTATGATTTTCGACGTTTTGGCACCTTGCAATTGGTTGCTAAAAACCAATGAAAAACTTTACCTGCGATTGCTAAATTAGGATATGAACCATTTGATAAAGGTGCTTCTGCTGATTATTTATTCAATAAAGTTCACAGTTCTTCAAGAGCTATTAAAACCTTGCTTTTGGACCAAACTATTCTTTTGGGTTTGGGGAACATTTATGTGAATGAAGTTCTTTTTCAGGCAAAAATTCACCCTTTAGAAAGTGGGAAAAACCTAACTTTGCAAGATTGTGCCTTGATTTTACAAGTAAGTAAAGAGATTCTTGGCAAATCAATTGAAGAGGGAGGCACGACAATCCATTCTTTTATGGTGGGTAATCATCAAAGTGGTCATTATCAAAAGTATCTCCAAGTCCATGGTCGGGAAAATCTTCCTTGTTTTGTTTGTGGTACTAAAATTAAGAAAATTAATGTTAATGGTCGCGGCACTTATTATTGTTCTTGGTGCCAAAAATTAAAAAAGATTTAA
- the gap gene encoding type I glyceraldehyde-3-phosphate dehydrogenase produces MAKKVAINGFGRIGRLAFRKLWDNKDVEIVAVNDLTDPKTLAYLLEHDSAHGWFHKGEISAKDGAIIVDGKEVKIFAEKDAANLKWSDLGVDLVIESTGFYTDKEKAKAHLTAGAKKVLISAPAKGDLKTIVYGVNEKDISPEDDIISAASCTTNCLTPLAFVLNEKFGVKQGLMTTVHAVTNDQRLLDLPHSDLRRGRAAAWNIIPTTSGAAVAVGKALPELNGRMDGFALRVPVITGSITDLTVELNKNTSVEEINAAIKEAVSSNKALGEAMSYNEEQIVSADIVGESHGSIFDATLTKVIENDGTQLVKVFAWYDNESSYTSQFVRTALHVLSL; encoded by the coding sequence ATGGCAAAAAAAGTCGCAATTAACGGTTTTGGAAGAATTGGTCGTTTAGCTTTCAGAAAATTGTGAGACAACAAAGATGTTGAAATTGTTGCAGTTAACGATTTGACTGATCCAAAAACCTTGGCTTACTTGTTAGAGCATGATTCAGCACACGGATGATTCCACAAAGGTGAAATTAGTGCTAAAGACGGGGCAATTATTGTTGATGGTAAAGAAGTAAAAATCTTTGCTGAAAAAGATGCTGCTAACTTAAAATGAAGCGATTTGGGTGTTGACTTAGTAATTGAATCAACTGGATTCTACACTGATAAAGAAAAGGCAAAAGCGCACTTGACTGCAGGAGCAAAGAAAGTTTTAATTTCTGCACCTGCTAAAGGGGATTTAAAAACTATTGTTTATGGAGTAAATGAAAAAGATATTTCTCCCGAAGATGACATCATCTCTGCAGCTTCATGTACTACTAATTGTTTAACTCCCTTAGCATTTGTTTTAAACGAAAAATTTGGAGTAAAACAAGGGTTGATGACTACTGTACACGCAGTTACTAACGATCAAAGATTACTAGATTTACCACACAGTGACTTACGTCGTGGACGTGCTGCTGCTTGAAACATTATTCCAACTACTTCTGGAGCAGCAGTAGCTGTTGGTAAAGCTCTACCAGAATTGAACGGAAGAATGGATGGATTTGCATTAAGAGTGCCAGTAATCACTGGATCAATTACTGATTTAACTGTGGAATTAAACAAAAATACTAGTGTTGAAGAAATTAATGCTGCAATTAAAGAAGCAGTAAGTTCAAATAAAGCTTTAGGAGAAGCAATGTCTTATAATGAAGAACAAATTGTTTCTGCTGATATTGTTGGAGAATCACATGGTTCAATCTTTGATGCTACTTTAACTAAGGTAATTGAAAATGATGGTACTCAATTGGTAAAAGTATTTGCTTGATATGACAACGAAAGTTCATATACTTCACAATTTGTGAGAACTGCACTTCACGTTTTATCATTATAA
- a CDS encoding thymidine kinase yields the protein MTTHEPKQRKGIIELICGPMFSGKTTEFLRRLRRKSFANQKVLIFKPSLDTRGEQSKVMSHDGEELPSFVVTESSQILDYVHKEDVEDHCRLVVGIDEVQFFDRNIMQVILEISEQGINLIVDGLDKDFKGDAFQNTDQLLVEADYVTKLQAVCTICGRDASFSQRLINGAPAKKDDPIVLIGAQDSYQPRCRTCWIRPQ from the coding sequence ATGACAACACATGAACCCAAACAGCGAAAGGGAATCATTGAATTAATTTGTGGACCAATGTTTTCTGGAAAGACTACAGAGTTTTTAAGACGTTTACGTCGCAAAAGTTTTGCTAATCAAAAGGTTTTAATTTTTAAACCATCTTTAGATACTCGGGGCGAACAAAGCAAAGTTATGTCTCATGATGGAGAAGAATTGCCTTCTTTTGTAGTTACAGAATCTAGTCAAATTCTTGACTATGTTCACAAAGAAGATGTTGAAGATCACTGTAGGTTGGTGGTTGGGATTGATGAAGTGCAGTTTTTTGATCGAAATATTATGCAAGTAATTCTTGAGATATCAGAACAGGGAATTAACTTAATTGTTGATGGTTTAGATAAAGATTTTAAGGGTGATGCCTTTCAAAATACTGATCAATTATTAGTGGAAGCTGATTATGTTACTAAACTTCAAGCTGTGTGCACCATTTGTGGACGTGATGCTAGTTTTAGTCAGCGATTAATTAATGGAGCACCAGCAAAAAAAGATGATCCAATTGTTTTAATTGGGGCCCAAGATAGCTATCAACCCCGATGTCGTACTTGTTGAATTCGTCCCCAATAA
- the polA gene encoding DNA polymerase I: protein MSKNEKKILLVDGNALIFRAYYATAYKGGNLLKTTTGIYTNAVFSFVNMLTSLIERNNYYDVKVAFDKGKHTFRHDQLVDYKAGRQKTPDELIQQFPIAREFLKAANIDYFEMDDYEADDLIGSMANQIYHEKERYLIEILSSDKDLFQLINDRTFVLVPHSGTSDLEVFDRQALQEKWSCTPEQVPDLKGIMGDRSDNLKGVAGIGEIRAKKLIHEYGSLESIYVHIDEIKGKTQEKLINDKDSAFLCRDIATIERNIYIEGFQVHKLNLTINPLIDFLNKYEMKSIVRNLTNTADRINQELVIEYELIDQWSSDFNVDNTSIFVESLDSNYHDGQIIGIGISNTKGNFFLNFFNDNQLDLFSLTSEQKVNYDQEFDQFLQSNLSKETYDVKRTLVLLENMGYHPNYESFNYDMMSACYLLDPNITSTFSNHLGMVSPDLSIDQDDLFYGKGMKKTSEIELNKKGDFIVKKAVYLQKVKPLVLEKLQSNHQLDLLKEIDYPLGFVLLRMEKHGVLIDQDQLNEQIKFAQRRVKEIELEIREILGDTITADFNLASPKQVGELLYDTLKLTNKKKRSTNREALEELLAEHAVVGHILEYRKWTKLESTYLSGFVKYIHDDGRVYTIFNQTLTTTGRLSSIEPNLQNISIREPEQRQVRKIFIVDEGYTFYSYDYSQIELRVLAQMAHEEHMLEIFAKNGDIHAESASRIFHVEQDVVDKEMRRVAKVFNFGIIYGLSAFGLSKDLRISYKQAQELIDRYYEVFPAIKTFKDKTLAFANQYGYVETMSRRRRYLPELKSGVRFQKEFGERAAVNMPIQGTAADLLKIAMINIDREFQEAKLTSFMSCQIHDEIIFSLKNEEINQAKQIITKHMDEAFIKLKSIFCPEEVIEVKLATSQSSGKNWYELK, encoded by the coding sequence ATGAGTAAAAATGAAAAGAAAATTTTATTAGTTGATGGGAACGCTTTAATTTTTCGTGCTTATTATGCAACTGCTTATAAAGGGGGTAACTTATTAAAAACCACAACTGGAATTTATACTAATGCCGTGTTTTCGTTTGTTAATATGTTAACTTCGTTGATTGAACGCAACAATTATTATGATGTTAAAGTTGCTTTTGATAAGGGGAAACATACTTTTCGTCACGACCAGTTGGTTGATTATAAAGCAGGAAGACAAAAGACTCCTGATGAATTAATTCAACAATTTCCTATTGCTCGTGAATTTTTAAAAGCTGCTAACATTGATTATTTTGAAATGGATGATTATGAGGCTGATGACTTAATTGGTAGTATGGCTAACCAAATTTATCACGAGAAAGAAAGATATCTTATTGAAATTCTTTCTAGTGATAAGGATTTATTTCAATTAATCAATGACCGTACTTTTGTTTTAGTTCCTCATTCAGGAACCAGTGATCTTGAGGTTTTTGACAGGCAAGCATTACAAGAAAAGTGAAGTTGTACTCCTGAACAAGTCCCGGATTTAAAGGGGATTATGGGCGATCGTTCAGATAATTTAAAAGGAGTTGCTGGCATTGGTGAAATTCGTGCTAAAAAACTAATTCATGAATATGGGAGTCTGGAAAGTATTTATGTTCATATCGATGAAATTAAAGGTAAAACTCAAGAAAAATTAATCAATGATAAAGATAGTGCTTTTTTATGTCGTGATATTGCTACGATTGAAAGGAACATTTATATTGAAGGTTTTCAAGTTCACAAACTCAACTTAACAATTAACCCCTTAATTGATTTTTTGAATAAATATGAGATGAAAAGTATTGTTCGTAATTTAACTAATACTGCTGATCGGATTAATCAAGAATTAGTTATTGAGTACGAATTGATTGACCAATGGTCTAGTGATTTTAATGTTGACAACACCAGTATTTTTGTAGAAAGTTTGGATAGTAATTATCATGATGGCCAAATAATTGGTATTGGAATCAGTAACACCAAGGGTAATTTCTTCTTAAACTTTTTTAATGATAATCAGCTTGATTTATTTTCTTTAACATCAGAGCAAAAGGTTAATTATGATCAAGAGTTCGACCAGTTCTTGCAGTCAAACTTGTCAAAAGAAACTTATGATGTGAAGAGAACTTTAGTTTTATTAGAAAACATGGGTTATCATCCCAATTATGAAAGTTTTAATTATGACATGATGAGTGCTTGTTATTTACTTGACCCAAACATCACTTCTACTTTTAGTAATCATTTGGGAATGGTTTCACCAGATTTAAGTATTGATCAAGATGATCTGTTTTATGGTAAGGGGATGAAAAAAACTAGTGAAATTGAACTTAATAAAAAGGGTGATTTCATCGTTAAAAAGGCAGTTTATCTACAAAAGGTTAAACCCTTAGTATTAGAAAAGTTACAAAGCAACCACCAACTAGATTTATTAAAAGAAATTGATTATCCTTTGGGGTTTGTTCTTTTAAGAATGGAGAAGCACGGTGTTTTAATTGATCAAGACCAACTAAATGAACAGATTAAATTTGCACAAAGACGAGTTAAGGAAATTGAACTTGAAATTCGGGAAATTTTGGGTGATACAATTACTGCTGACTTTAATCTTGCCAGTCCTAAACAAGTTGGAGAATTGCTCTATGATACTTTAAAACTAACCAATAAGAAAAAGCGGAGCACAAACAGAGAAGCTTTAGAAGAACTTTTAGCTGAACACGCGGTTGTGGGTCATATTTTAGAATATCGCAAGTGAACGAAGTTAGAATCAACTTATTTGAGTGGATTTGTGAAATATATTCATGATGATGGTCGGGTTTATACAATTTTTAACCAAACTTTAACTACTACAGGAAGATTGAGTAGCATCGAACCAAACTTGCAAAACATTTCTATTAGAGAACCAGAACAAAGACAGGTGCGGAAGATTTTTATAGTTGATGAAGGTTACACTTTTTATAGTTATGACTATTCGCAAATTGAATTAAGGGTTCTAGCACAAATGGCACACGAAGAACATATGTTAGAAATTTTTGCTAAAAATGGTGATATCCACGCTGAATCAGCTAGTCGAATTTTTCATGTTGAACAAGATGTGGTGGATAAAGAGATGCGTCGGGTAGCGAAAGTTTTTAACTTTGGTATTATTTATGGATTAAGTGCGTTTGGTTTGAGTAAAGATTTAAGAATTAGTTACAAACAAGCTCAAGAATTGATTGATCGTTATTATGAGGTTTTTCCTGCAATTAAAACCTTTAAAGATAAAACCCTTGCTTTTGCCAACCAGTATGGTTATGTTGAAACAATGTCAAGGCGTCGGCGTTATCTGCCAGAATTAAAATCAGGAGTGCGCTTTCAAAAAGAATTTGGTGAACGAGCTGCAGTAAACATGCCAATTCAAGGTACGGCTGCTGATTTATTAAAAATTGCCATGATTAATATTGACCGCGAGTTTCAAGAAGCGAAGTTAACTTCGTTTATGAGTTGTCAAATTCATGATGAGATTATTTTTTCTTTGAAAAACGAAGAAATTAACCAGGCTAAGCAAATTATTACTAAACATATGGATGAAGCTTTTATAAAGTTAAAATCCATCTTTTGTCCTGAAGAAGTAATTGAGGTGAAATTGGCCACTTCACAATCAAGTGGGAAAAACTGATACGAATTAAAATAA
- a CDS encoding ThiF family adenylyltransferase, giving the protein MEKYKLAKTFMVFKAKEFVVLNKGTNQKIISNNQWEKNKSIFNYLLNTTFFSKNELKKEMHRLSIDEDMQDYILNGSIIIDDCFDEEDLLSRSELMLNYHVGTGDYKSLLNKIESFNFFIVGCGGIGNAISYALASIGAKNFVLFDKDIIEDTNLNRQFIFSKKDAGKLKTKVLKSGLIDRFDNLKIETNEDYSGTESLFLIEKIRSMNFQKTILILSADEKEIVEEINELTIKFKIPMLNVGYFNDISTIGPFFIPWIENSACIFCNKDNVISSDNSTLEDSINSYCNKAPSWYLNNALAVSLSIPDIIKFIEGNYFAIKSANKRVGINNWDLSLQEVSFPRNLEHSHG; this is encoded by the coding sequence ATGGAAAAATATAAATTAGCCAAAACATTTATGGTATTTAAGGCAAAAGAATTTGTTGTTTTAAACAAAGGAACTAATCAAAAAATAATAAGCAACAATCAATGAGAAAAGAACAAATCGATTTTTAATTATTTATTGAACACAACATTTTTTTCTAAAAATGAATTAAAAAAAGAAATGCATCGCTTATCAATAGATGAAGATATGCAAGATTATATTTTGAACGGTTCAATTATAATCGATGATTGTTTTGATGAAGAAGACTTATTGAGTAGAAGTGAGTTAATGCTAAATTATCATGTAGGAACTGGTGATTACAAAAGTCTTTTAAATAAAATAGAGTCTTTTAATTTTTTTATTGTCGGGTGTGGCGGAATCGGAAACGCGATTAGTTATGCCTTGGCTTCTATTGGAGCTAAAAATTTTGTTTTGTTTGACAAAGATATTATCGAAGACACAAATCTAAATCGACAGTTTATTTTTTCAAAAAAAGACGCAGGAAAATTAAAAACAAAGGTACTAAAATCAGGATTAATCGATCGGTTTGATAATCTGAAAATTGAAACAAATGAAGATTATTCTGGTACAGAATCCTTGTTTTTAATAGAAAAAATTCGTAGTATGAATTTCCAAAAAACGATATTAATTCTATCTGCTGATGAAAAAGAAATTGTTGAAGAAATCAATGAATTAACAATCAAATTCAAAATACCGATGTTGAATGTGGGTTATTTTAACGATATTTCTACTATTGGTCCATTTTTTATTCCCTGAATAGAGAATAGTGCTTGCATTTTTTGTAATAAAGACAATGTTATCAGCAGTGACAATTCAACTTTAGAAGATTCGATTAATTCTTATTGCAATAAGGCTCCATCTTGATATTTAAACAATGCCTTAGCAGTTAGTTTGTCAATTCCAGATATTATAAAATTTATCGAAGGCAATTACTTTGCAATCAAGAGTGCTAATAAGAGAGTTGGAATTAATAACTGAGATTTGTCGCTACAAGAAGTATCCTTTCCAAGAAATTTAGAACACAGTCATGGTTAA
- a CDS encoding S66 family peptidase produces MKIGIFSPSTSVVSKCPNRVNRALEYLRSQGNELVLGELFFNDEGYRTGSIKQRAAEINNLLKDEDLDVLMSSIGGFDTNSILPHLDYELLENRKRNLVICGFSDITVLLLGAMNRIKSSKIRFLYGPALIPSFGDIEPEFKSITYNSLLDCVLSSKKHIYNVPGSWTDDWKNWEDFEQPKQIFSQSSWKYEFFKSSHPIKGRLIGGNVNAMLGTFGSEYGLKIQPGDVLLLEDSCKNAEVVEKNFSACLLNGIFDQVSAIILGKYEKFDDQGTGVKPIEILREILDEAKKEIPIVYDVDFSHTKPMLVVELNKPIIIDGKKQRIIKPNP; encoded by the coding sequence ATGAAAATTGGTATTTTTTCTCCTTCAACTTCGGTTGTTTCAAAGTGCCCTAATCGTGTAAATAGAGCACTAGAATATCTTAGATCGCAAGGCAATGAGCTTGTTTTAGGTGAGTTGTTTTTTAACGATGAAGGTTATCGAACTGGTTCTATAAAACAGAGAGCTGCAGAAATTAATAATTTGTTAAAAGATGAAGATTTGGATGTGTTGATGTCTTCAATTGGCGGGTTTGATACCAATTCAATCCTCCCCCATCTTGATTATGAATTATTAGAAAACAGAAAAAGGAACCTAGTTATCTGCGGTTTTTCTGATATTACTGTTTTATTACTTGGTGCGATGAATAGAATTAAGAGTTCTAAAATTCGTTTTTTGTATGGTCCTGCTTTGATTCCTAGTTTTGGTGATATAGAGCCAGAATTTAAGTCAATAACATATAATTCCCTTCTTGACTGTGTTTTAAGTTCAAAAAAACATATTTATAATGTTCCAGGTTCATGGACTGATGATTGAAAAAATTGAGAAGACTTTGAACAGCCTAAACAGATTTTTAGTCAGTCCTCGTGGAAATATGAATTTTTCAAGTCGTCTCATCCGATTAAAGGACGCTTGATTGGTGGTAATGTCAATGCAATGCTGGGAACCTTTGGTTCAGAGTACGGTTTAAAAATCCAACCAGGTGATGTTTTGTTGTTAGAAGATAGTTGCAAGAATGCTGAGGTTGTGGAGAAGAACTTTAGCGCTTGTTTATTGAACGGAATTTTTGATCAAGTATCTGCCATTATCTTGGGAAAATATGAAAAATTTGATGATCAAGGAACTGGTGTTAAACCAATTGAAATTCTTCGAGAAATTTTAGATGAAGCTAAAAAAGAGATTCCCATTGTGTATGATGTTGATTTTTCACATACCAAACCGATGTTAGTTGTTGAATTAAATAAGCCAATTATAATTGATGGTAAAAAACAAAGAATTATTAAACCTAATCCATAG